The following coding sequences lie in one Capnocytophaga stomatis genomic window:
- a CDS encoding acyl-CoA dehydrogenase family protein, which produces METTRGGEFLVKETLCENVFTPEDFSEEQILMRDTVKEFIDKEIYPNKPRFERKDYGYTIEMMRKIGEMGLLGIAVPEQYGGLGMGFVTSSVVCDYISGATGSFATAFGAHTGIGTMPILLYGTEEQKQKYLPKLATGEAFGAYCLTEPEAGSDANAGKTKAELSPDGKHYILNGQKMWISNAGFATILTVFARINDDKNITAFVVEYDPSDPNGITLGEEEHKLGIHASSTRQIFFNNTKVPVENILSERNNGFKIALNVLNIGRIKLSVATLDAQRRILENSVNYAKERVQFGTHIIEFGAIKEKIAEIASNLYAGEAAVYRTLKEIENRMEIRKSEGNPTNEAELKSIEEYAIECSILKVMLSGDIQRSSDEGIQIFGGMGYSAEVPMESAWRDARITRIYEGTNEINRMLSVGMLIKKAMKGHVDLLTPAMAVKDELMGIPSFEIPDFSEIMSEEKEIISRLKKVFLMVSGFAIQKYGTDLEKHQLLLMAASDIMMEVYIAESAILRTEKNVKRFGEESQKAQIAMTKLRLYQSVEKIITRAKEGIISFSEGDEQRMLLMGLKRFTKYHNYPKIIDLKEFIAEEISKK; this is translated from the coding sequence ATGGAAACAACCAGAGGAGGAGAGTTCTTAGTAAAAGAAACCCTATGTGAAAACGTTTTTACACCCGAAGATTTTTCAGAAGAACAAATCTTGATGCGGGACACGGTTAAGGAATTCATAGATAAAGAAATTTATCCGAATAAGCCTCGTTTTGAGCGGAAGGATTATGGTTATACCATAGAAATGATGCGGAAAATCGGCGAGATGGGTCTGTTAGGGATAGCTGTTCCTGAGCAATACGGCGGACTTGGAATGGGATTTGTTACCTCATCGGTTGTGTGTGACTATATTTCGGGAGCAACCGGCTCATTTGCAACTGCTTTTGGTGCACACACAGGAATTGGAACAATGCCGATTCTGCTTTATGGAACGGAGGAGCAAAAGCAAAAATATCTTCCAAAATTGGCAACAGGCGAAGCCTTTGGAGCTTATTGCTTAACGGAGCCTGAAGCTGGTTCTGACGCTAACGCAGGAAAAACAAAAGCGGAGCTTTCTCCCGATGGAAAACATTATATCCTCAATGGTCAAAAAATGTGGATTTCAAATGCCGGATTTGCTACAATATTGACAGTATTTGCACGTATAAATGACGACAAAAATATAACTGCGTTTGTTGTGGAGTACGACCCATCCGACCCCAATGGGATAACTTTAGGCGAGGAGGAACATAAGTTGGGAATACACGCTTCATCTACCCGACAGATATTTTTTAATAACACGAAAGTACCAGTTGAAAACATTCTTTCGGAGAGAAATAACGGCTTCAAAATAGCACTTAATGTGCTGAATATCGGTCGTATAAAGCTTTCTGTTGCTACTTTGGATGCTCAGCGTCGTATTCTTGAAAATTCTGTAAATTATGCCAAAGAACGTGTTCAGTTTGGTACACATATTATTGAATTTGGGGCGATTAAAGAAAAAATAGCAGAAATAGCAAGTAATTTGTATGCTGGAGAGGCGGCTGTGTACAGAACCCTGAAAGAGATTGAAAATAGAATGGAAATCAGGAAGTCTGAAGGAAATCCTACAAATGAAGCCGAACTGAAAAGTATTGAAGAATATGCCATTGAGTGTTCCATTTTGAAAGTGATGCTCTCGGGAGATATTCAGCGAAGTAGCGATGAGGGAATTCAAATCTTTGGAGGAATGGGATACTCTGCCGAGGTGCCTATGGAAAGTGCTTGGCGTGATGCTCGTATTACACGAATTTACGAGGGTACTAATGAAATTAACCGAATGCTTTCAGTAGGGATGCTCATCAAAAAAGCTATGAAAGGACACGTGGACTTACTAACTCCCGCAATGGCAGTCAAAGATGAATTGATGGGAATTCCTTCTTTTGAAATTCCTGATTTTTCGGAAATAATGTCGGAAGAGAAGGAGATAATTTCTCGTTTGAAAAAGGTTTTCTTGATGGTTTCAGGGTTTGCTATTCAAAAATACGGAACTGATTTGGAAAAACACCAACTACTATTAATGGCGGCTTCTGATATTATGATGGAGGTTTATATAGCTGAATCGGCAATATTGCGAACAGAGAAAAACGTGAAACGATTTGGTGAGGAAAGTCAAAAAGCACAAATAGCGATGACCAAACTGCGTTTATATCAGTCTGTTGAAAAAATAATTACCCGAGCTAAGGAAGGGATAATTTCTTTCAGCGAAGGCGATGAACAAAGAATGTTACTGATGGGCTTGAAACGCTTTACTAAGTATCATAATTATCCGAAAATCATCGATTTAAAAGAATTTATCGCGGAAGAAATCAGCAAAAAATAA